In a single window of the Methanofollis ethanolicus genome:
- the gatE gene encoding Glu-tRNA(Gln) amidotransferase subunit GatE produces the protein MDFEALGLKAGIEIHQQLDTAEKLFCRCPTTLRKTEEHTGELFRYLHATVSEMGEIDRAAAEEMMDRRQFHYLTYPTTCLVENDEEPPAPMNREALGIALQVAKTFSMHPVEQVHTMRKLVIDGSNTSGFQRTALVAMGGDLPNGGAVETICLEEEAAQRVEGDTFSLDRLGIPLVEITTSPCMYTPEDVQTTAEYIGMVLRSTGKVKRGLGTIRQDINVSIAAGARVEIKGVQELDLIAEVVRREAQRQTELLAIRDELRTRHASVGEETYDVTALFRETKSSILKKAKMIRAFVLPGFAGLVGREIQPGRRLGSEISDYVKKCGLGGIFHTDELPAYGVTAEEVARLREHLGVADEDAIILVSGSKEKTACGVKQARHRARLAFEGIPEETRKMLEEGSTAYMRPLPGAARMYPETDVFPVVITDAIWEEIQVPELLSDLARRFERDLDPAVARQVAYSESLPLFRAAIRAGIKPNLAARTILATLKELGRDGVAVEKVSNDDVLAVLLAVEKDTVAKEAIPEILTEIAAGTPMATVIESHAGGISDEELAAIARKVVADRIDFVTEKGMRALGPLMGLVMDEARGKVDGKKVSEVLRSEISRVI, from the coding sequence ATGGATTTTGAAGCCCTCGGCCTCAAGGCCGGCATCGAGATCCACCAGCAACTCGACACTGCGGAGAAACTCTTCTGCCGCTGTCCAACGACTCTCAGAAAGACCGAGGAACACACAGGCGAACTCTTCCGGTACCTCCACGCGACCGTCTCCGAGATGGGCGAGATCGACCGTGCTGCGGCCGAGGAGATGATGGATCGACGGCAGTTCCACTACCTCACCTACCCGACCACCTGTCTCGTGGAGAACGACGAGGAACCGCCGGCACCGATGAACAGGGAGGCCCTCGGCATCGCCCTCCAGGTGGCGAAGACCTTCTCGATGCACCCGGTCGAGCAGGTGCACACCATGAGAAAACTCGTCATCGACGGCTCGAACACGAGCGGTTTCCAGAGGACGGCCCTCGTCGCCATGGGCGGCGACCTCCCGAACGGCGGGGCCGTCGAGACGATCTGCCTGGAGGAGGAGGCGGCCCAGCGCGTTGAAGGGGACACCTTCTCCCTCGACCGCCTCGGCATCCCTCTCGTCGAGATCACCACCTCGCCCTGCATGTACACCCCCGAGGACGTGCAGACGACGGCCGAGTACATCGGCATGGTCCTCCGCTCCACCGGGAAGGTGAAGAGGGGCCTTGGCACCATCAGGCAGGACATCAATGTCTCGATCGCGGCCGGCGCACGGGTCGAGATCAAGGGCGTGCAGGAACTCGACCTCATCGCCGAGGTCGTCCGCCGCGAGGCGCAGAGGCAGACAGAGTTGCTCGCGATCCGCGACGAACTCCGCACCCGCCACGCCTCCGTCGGCGAGGAGACCTATGACGTCACCGCCCTCTTTAGAGAGACGAAGTCCTCGATCCTGAAAAAGGCGAAAATGATCAGGGCCTTCGTCCTCCCCGGCTTTGCGGGCCTGGTAGGCCGGGAGATCCAGCCCGGCCGCAGACTCGGTTCCGAGATCTCCGACTACGTGAAGAAGTGCGGCCTTGGCGGCATCTTCCACACCGACGAACTGCCGGCCTATGGCGTGACCGCGGAGGAGGTGGCCCGCCTGCGCGAGCACCTCGGCGTCGCGGACGAGGACGCGATCATCCTGGTCTCAGGCTCGAAGGAGAAGACCGCCTGCGGCGTCAAGCAGGCGCGGCACCGCGCCCGCCTCGCCTTCGAGGGGATCCCCGAGGAGACGAGGAAGATGCTCGAAGAGGGGAGCACAGCATACATGCGTCCCCTCCCCGGCGCCGCACGGATGTACCCGGAGACCGACGTCTTCCCGGTGGTGATCACCGACGCCATCTGGGAAGAGATCCAGGTGCCAGAACTCCTCTCCGACCTGGCACGGCGCTTCGAGAGAGACCTCGACCCGGCCGTCGCCAGGCAGGTCGCCTACTCGGAAAGCCTGCCCCTCTTCAGGGCGGCGATCAGGGCCGGTATCAAACCGAACCTGGCCGCGCGGACGATCCTGGCCACCCTCAAGGAACTGGGACGCGATGGCGTCGCCGTCGAAAAGGTCTCAAACGACGACGTGCTCGCCGTCCTCCTCGCCGTGGAAAAAGATACGGTCGCCAAGGAGGCGATCCCGGAGATCCTCACCGAGATCGCAGCAGGGACGCCCATGGCAACGGTGATAGAGAGCCACGCCGGCGGCATATCAGACGAAGAACTCGCCGCGATCGCCAGGAAGGTCGTCGCAGACAGGATCGATTTCGTCACCGAGAAGGGCATGCGTGCCCTCGGTCCGTTGATGGGACTTGTCATGGACGAGGCCCGCGGCAAAGTCGACGGAAAGAAGGTGAGCGAGGTACTCAGGTCCGAGATTTCGCGGGTGATCTGA
- a CDS encoding DUF555 domain-containing protein: protein MTDYCVTLESAWVIKDVKSLDDAIGIAISEAGKRLNPSAKFVEVEAGSIQCPFCEEDLNCALVVANTALVGLTLEMKVFNAESTEHATRIAKSVIGRALGTVPLKVTDVQES from the coding sequence ATGACCGATTATTGCGTTACACTTGAATCTGCATGGGTCATCAAGGACGTCAAGTCCCTTGACGACGCCATCGGCATAGCGATCAGCGAGGCAGGAAAACGTCTCAACCCCTCGGCAAAGTTTGTCGAGGTCGAAGCAGGATCGATCCAGTGCCCGTTCTGCGAAGAAGACCTGAACTGCGCGCTTGTCGTGGCCAACACGGCTCTTGTGGGCCTTACCCTTGAAATGAAGGTCTTCAACGCCGAGTCCACCGAACACGCAACACGGATTGCGAAGTCGGTCATCGGCAGGGCACTGGGTACGGTGCCGCTCAAAGTGACGGATGTGCAGGAGTCATGA
- a CDS encoding DUF2070 family protein — MNDTNSGSDVRMAGLSRYIFTAPAWPRSLGIIILLGLLIDAASFRAGWVHPFFGTLAFTLPAVLATLLTRPLIRSRGKMITWNRSALLAAAGTVFAIIITVLPVVIGYDDLLPLSFAIAMGFVFAIRLLVMAAIADYRLSRVFLPALPQSALGIIFASIPFGPGYLVLGVVLHLVFGFGCLLFVWFVERPLNKAFHISAFNFINTFIEHMTDGSKSMEDFFKEIGEEVSVPQATFAFRREGKKDILFTVPNVHPGPMGEIGGSMLTRSIHDAFDEEVLTAHGCSTHDFNLVSESEAEKIISAMRQSLDGARYAPFAGRSYRTGSGSVEVLCQPLGDALLMVSTRWPQKTEDLDFAIGMTVMAEAHCHFAHCAFVDAHNCMAEVASPVHLGSAVGNEYLAAAGKGITGAAGRAVHPFRAGAGRVVLPFTREQGIGDIGVQALVVECAGQKTAYILFDGNNTVEALRPAVFEAVRGLVDECEVMTSDSHSVNTISGKNPVGLRVPPETLAPYAAEAVKAAVDDLAEAKVAAATGWCQDVLVFGSNRISELASTVNAMLIFIPPLSLAVLLVAFLLSVLAYVVIG; from the coding sequence ATGAACGACACAAATTCGGGCAGCGATGTGAGGATGGCCGGGCTCTCCCGGTACATCTTCACCGCCCCGGCATGGCCACGGTCCCTCGGGATCATTATCCTTCTCGGCCTTCTCATCGATGCGGCAAGTTTCCGGGCCGGCTGGGTCCACCCCTTCTTCGGAACCCTTGCATTCACCCTCCCGGCGGTTCTGGCGACTCTTCTCACCAGACCCCTGATCCGGAGCAGGGGAAAGATGATCACCTGGAACCGCTCTGCCTTGCTCGCCGCGGCGGGGACGGTCTTTGCGATCATCATCACTGTTCTGCCGGTCGTCATCGGCTACGATGACCTGCTCCCCCTCTCCTTCGCGATAGCGATGGGCTTTGTCTTTGCGATCAGGCTGCTTGTCATGGCGGCGATTGCCGACTACCGCCTCTCCCGCGTCTTTCTCCCGGCGCTGCCACAGAGCGCTCTCGGCATCATCTTTGCGAGCATTCCCTTCGGGCCGGGCTACCTGGTCCTCGGTGTGGTCCTCCACCTGGTCTTCGGGTTCGGGTGCCTGCTCTTCGTCTGGTTTGTCGAGAGGCCACTGAACAAGGCCTTCCATATCAGCGCGTTCAACTTCATCAACACCTTCATCGAGCACATGACAGATGGCTCGAAGAGCATGGAGGACTTCTTCAAGGAGATCGGGGAGGAGGTCTCTGTCCCGCAGGCGACCTTCGCCTTCAGACGGGAGGGGAAGAAGGACATACTCTTCACGGTTCCGAATGTCCACCCCGGCCCGATGGGCGAGATCGGCGGCAGCATGCTGACCCGGTCGATCCACGACGCCTTCGACGAGGAGGTGCTCACGGCCCACGGGTGTTCGACCCATGACTTCAACCTGGTCTCGGAGTCCGAGGCGGAGAAGATCATCTCGGCGATGCGGCAGTCCCTCGACGGGGCCAGGTATGCGCCCTTCGCCGGGCGGTCGTATCGCACAGGCAGCGGTTCTGTGGAGGTCCTCTGCCAGCCCCTCGGCGACGCTCTCCTGATGGTCTCAACGCGCTGGCCGCAGAAGACCGAGGACCTGGACTTTGCGATCGGGATGACGGTGATGGCCGAGGCCCACTGCCACTTCGCGCACTGCGCCTTTGTGGACGCCCACAACTGCATGGCAGAGGTGGCGTCCCCTGTCCATCTCGGGTCGGCGGTCGGGAACGAGTACCTCGCCGCGGCCGGGAAGGGGATCACAGGGGCGGCGGGCAGGGCGGTCCACCCCTTCAGGGCAGGTGCAGGAAGGGTCGTCCTCCCCTTCACGCGCGAGCAGGGGATCGGCGACATTGGCGTCCAGGCCCTGGTCGTCGAGTGTGCCGGGCAGAAGACGGCATATATCCTCTTCGACGGGAACAACACGGTCGAGGCCCTCCGCCCGGCGGTCTTCGAGGCGGTGCGGGGCCTTGTGGACGAGTGCGAGGTGATGACCTCGGACTCGCACAGCGTGAACACGATCAGCGGCAAGAACCCGGTCGGTCTCCGCGTCCCGCCCGAAACCCTCGCGCCCTATGCGGCCGAGGCGGTGAAGGCGGCGGTCGACGACCTGGCGGAGGCGAAGGTGGCGGCGGCCACCGGGTGGTGCCAGGACGTGCTGGTCTTCGGGTCGAACCGCATCTCCGAACTTGCGAGCACGGTGAACGCGATGCTCATCTTCATACCGCCCCTCTCCCTTGCGGTGCTCCTGGTGGCGTTTTTGCTTTCGGTGCTCGCGTATGTGGTGATCGGGTGA
- a CDS encoding diphthine--ammonia ligase yields MAWAALTSGGKDSVLAVQKAIDAGLEVTTLVTVRPANPHSYMFHSANLDAVRVMAEVAGMEYYEIASAGKKEEETLEMEEGLAHLDIEGLVTGAVASTYQRSRLEAIAGRLGVRLYAPLWHMDYATLLREVAARLDAIIVVCAAEGLTEEFLGVHIDGATVDRLLALEERYRINPAGEGGEYETLTLNAPFFSRPLTYASGERRSEAGRHELILKGFV; encoded by the coding sequence ATGGCATGGGCAGCGCTGACATCAGGGGGAAAGGACTCTGTCCTTGCGGTCCAGAAGGCGATCGACGCCGGTCTTGAGGTGACGACCCTGGTGACTGTCAGGCCGGCGAACCCTCACTCGTACATGTTCCACTCGGCAAACCTCGACGCCGTCCGCGTGATGGCAGAGGTAGCGGGCATGGAGTATTACGAGATCGCATCGGCCGGAAAAAAAGAGGAAGAGACCCTTGAAATGGAGGAAGGTCTTGCACACCTCGATATCGAGGGCCTGGTCACCGGTGCGGTCGCCTCGACGTATCAGCGGTCCCGCCTGGAGGCGATCGCGGGGCGCCTTGGTGTCCGTCTCTATGCCCCGCTCTGGCACATGGACTATGCCACCCTCCTCCGCGAGGTGGCGGCACGTCTCGATGCCATCATCGTGGTCTGCGCCGCCGAAGGTCTCACCGAGGAGTTCCTCGGCGTGCACATCGACGGAGCGACGGTGGACCGTCTCCTCGCCCTTGAAGAACGGTACCGTATCAATCCTGCGGGGGAGGGAGGTGAATACGAGACCCTCACCCTCAATGCACCGTTCTTCTCCCGCCCGCTCACCTACGCCTCCGGCGAACGGAGGTCGGAGGCAGGGCGGCACGAACTGATCCTCAAGGGATTCGTATGA
- the argH gene encoding argininosuccinate lyase, producing the protein MQRDLVRRGRLSDDRPEEVMHFLSSMTADHWIADMDVLVDMAHLLMLRKQGIIDSEAAHALMGALLGFYRDGIPAEAYDERFEDIHAGKEAMLIARVGEEFGGRLHMARSRNDEVATCIRMRLRRELVALMEETCTLRGVLLETAGAHLSTIMPGFTHLQHAQPTTLAHHLLAYEQALSRDFARFADAYVRLNECPLGSAAFASTGFPVDREYTASLLGFDRPMGNSMDAVSARDFALEALSACAAMTATTSRLCEEMAIWSTAFVRFVTLADGYSSTSSIMPQKKNPDTAEIMRAKTGTVAGALVSALTITKGLPMSYNRDLQELTPHLWRGVEAAEECLVVLAGLIRTATFNTDRMAEEAGKGFSTATELADVMVREFGLPFRTAHSIVGRAVKMGALDLDTLEAAAQEVAGLSLRTRGLTTGRIASALDPAISVAERGAIGGPAPAETGRACTERKEKRAADMALVSSRREAENTAVTRLIAEAERLAEHE; encoded by the coding sequence ATGCAACGCGATCTGGTGCGGCGGGGCCGACTCAGTGACGACCGCCCGGAAGAGGTGATGCACTTCCTCTCCTCCATGACGGCCGATCACTGGATCGCCGATATGGACGTGCTGGTGGACATGGCCCACCTTCTGATGCTCAGGAAACAGGGTATCATCGACAGCGAGGCGGCACATGCGCTGATGGGCGCCCTCCTTGGCTTTTACCGGGACGGCATCCCGGCCGAGGCCTATGACGAACGTTTCGAGGACATCCACGCAGGCAAGGAGGCCATGCTCATCGCCCGCGTCGGCGAGGAGTTCGGGGGACGCCTCCACATGGCCAGGTCACGGAACGACGAGGTGGCGACCTGCATCAGGATGCGCCTGCGCCGGGAACTCGTCGCCCTGATGGAGGAGACATGCACGCTGCGGGGCGTCCTGCTGGAGACGGCGGGCGCGCACCTCTCCACCATCATGCCTGGCTTCACCCACCTCCAGCACGCACAACCGACGACCCTTGCCCACCACCTGCTCGCCTACGAGCAGGCACTCTCCCGCGATTTCGCCCGTTTCGCCGACGCATATGTGCGGCTGAACGAGTGCCCCCTCGGTTCGGCCGCCTTCGCCTCGACAGGTTTCCCGGTCGACCGGGAGTACACGGCAAGCCTCCTCGGCTTCGACCGCCCGATGGGCAACTCCATGGACGCCGTCTCGGCGCGGGACTTCGCCCTCGAAGCCCTCTCGGCCTGTGCGGCGATGACCGCGACGACAAGCCGCCTCTGCGAGGAGATGGCCATCTGGAGCACCGCTTTTGTCAGGTTCGTCACCCTCGCCGACGGTTACTCCTCAACGAGTTCGATCATGCCCCAGAAGAAGAACCCGGACACCGCCGAGATCATGCGTGCAAAGACCGGGACCGTGGCGGGGGCGCTCGTCTCGGCCCTCACCATCACGAAGGGCCTGCCCATGAGTTACAACCGCGACCTCCAGGAACTCACCCCCCACCTCTGGCGGGGCGTCGAGGCGGCAGAGGAGTGTCTTGTCGTGCTCGCCGGGCTGATCAGGACCGCCACCTTCAACACCGACCGGATGGCCGAAGAGGCAGGGAAGGGCTTCTCGACCGCGACCGAACTCGCCGACGTCATGGTGCGGGAGTTCGGCCTCCCCTTCAGGACGGCGCACTCCATCGTCGGCAGGGCCGTGAAGATGGGCGCCCTCGACCTCGACACCCTGGAGGCGGCGGCACAGGAGGTGGCAGGCCTCTCCCTGCGGACGCGCGGCCTCACCACAGGTCGGATCGCGTCGGCCCTCGACCCGGCTATCTCCGTCGCCGAGCGCGGGGCCATCGGCGGCCCGGCGCCGGCAGAGACCGGGCGGGCCTGTACCGAGAGGAAGGAAAAACGTGCGGCCGACATGGCCCTCGTCTCTTCCCGCAGGGAGGCCGAGAATACGGCAGTCACACGGCTGATTGCAGAAGCAGAGAGGCTGGCAGAGCATGAGTGA
- a CDS encoding nitroreductase family protein — protein MDSSEFLAFLESRQSVREYGDEAVTEEEISSILKAASAAPSAGNMEAWDVIVVRSEDQREALAEAAFGQEHIEKAPVTLVICANYVRSMSRYGERGILYALEDATIACTFMMLAAHALRLQSCWTGAFDDDAVREVLNMPAHIRPISLLAVGKGAVPAARTERMPVGEHVHTETW, from the coding sequence ATGGACTCCTCTGAATTCCTCGCGTTCCTTGAGTCCCGCCAGTCGGTGAGGGAGTACGGGGACGAAGCCGTCACCGAAGAGGAGATATCCTCCATCCTGAAGGCCGCGTCAGCGGCGCCGAGCGCCGGGAACATGGAGGCATGGGACGTCATCGTCGTCAGGTCAGAGGACCAGCGCGAAGCCCTTGCCGAAGCGGCATTCGGCCAGGAGCATATCGAAAAAGCACCGGTCACTCTTGTGATCTGCGCCAACTATGTCAGATCGATGTCCCGCTACGGGGAGCGGGGCATTCTTTATGCTCTTGAGGACGCAACCATTGCCTGTACATTCATGATGCTCGCGGCGCACGCCCTCCGCCTCCAGTCCTGCTGGACCGGGGCGTTTGATGACGATGCGGTGCGGGAAGTGCTGAACATGCCGGCCCATATCCGCCCCATCTCGCTCCTTGCAGTCGGGAAAGGTGCAGTCCCTGCCGCACGGACAGAAAGGATGCCGGTCGGCGAGCACGTGCACACAGAGACCTGGTAA
- a CDS encoding helix-turn-helix domain-containing protein: MIQADPIDRLLKAALISDDEFTTTLNHILKTDLRISVRELSERSGIAQSTLYKILTGKRSPTLPTLRAIANAVRSFSQPSGEAFIGLIAARYVLESIQERTVTIDGQPIRVREYPVHTFEDTLIAAVRAEREGALAVVCAPIASSTIEHLVRIPVTTIIPKDSVQRAIETAARKAWM; this comes from the coding sequence ATGATCCAGGCAGACCCCATCGACCGCCTCCTCAAGGCGGCCCTTATATCGGATGACGAGTTCACGACGACCCTCAACCACATCCTGAAGACCGACCTGCGGATCAGCGTGCGCGAACTCTCGGAGAGGAGCGGGATCGCCCAGAGCACTCTGTACAAGATCCTCACCGGCAAGAGGTCGCCGACCCTCCCGACCCTCCGGGCGATCGCCAATGCCGTGAGGTCTTTCTCCCAGCCGTCGGGCGAGGCTTTCATCGGCCTCATCGCCGCCCGCTATGTCCTTGAGTCCATCCAGGAGAGGACTGTCACGATCGACGGTCAACCGATCCGCGTCCGCGAGTACCCGGTCCACACCTTCGAGGACACCCTCATCGCCGCGGTGCGTGCCGAGCGCGAGGGCGCGCTCGCCGTCGTCTGCGCCCCTATCGCATCGTCCACCATCGAGCACCTGGTCCGCATCCCGGTGACGACGATCATCCCGAAAGACAGCGTCCAGCGTGCCATCGAAACGGCGGCGCGGAAGGCGTGGATGTGA
- a CDS encoding DUF5350 family protein, producing MGKTGTTTWAQVKNVSGKIRLVRAKEATFKKPGPNQRFKAAAALRKIVAQAERQQGRGRGGPRGGRGGRGGARGQPKVADPKIRRRMARAKVSALGVKQKSR from the coding sequence ATGGGAAAAACAGGAACCACCACCTGGGCACAGGTGAAGAATGTCTCAGGCAAGATCCGCCTGGTCAGAGCAAAAGAGGCGACTTTCAAGAAGCCGGGACCGAACCAGCGCTTTAAGGCGGCAGCAGCACTCAGGAAGATCGTCGCTCAGGCAGAACGCCAGCAGGGACGCGGCCGGGGAGGCCCGCGTGGCGGTCGTGGCGGCAGGGGCGGTGCCCGTGGACAGCCGAAAGTTGCCGACCCCAAGATCCGCAGGCGCATGGCGCGTGCAAAGGTCTCGGCACTGGGCGTGAAGCAGAAGTCGAGATAA
- a CDS encoding carbohydrate kinase family protein: MISVVGHTAIDHICRVPRFPEKHTSTYTLDHRIFFGGGAANIAAGIATLGERCTLVSAVGSDFPGSAYERRMEELGIERRFFFVPDRPTATAFMFNDLAGDQITYFDWGASAVFAEADAPALEFVHMATADPSFNVRVAEKSEFASFDPGQDILKYSREQFETILDNINILFANRHEAATMAEVLGTSVSDLAKRVEIAVITMDAEGCMLCVRGEKQMVPAIRVEMADPTGAGDAFRAGFLSAYQRGYAPLRCCTIGTTAASFVVEQVGCQTNLPTWERMAGRHAQYFGPIEKEA, from the coding sequence ATGATCAGCGTCGTCGGCCATACAGCAATCGACCACATCTGCCGGGTACCCCGTTTTCCCGAGAAACATACCTCCACCTACACCCTTGACCACCGGATCTTCTTTGGCGGCGGGGCGGCAAACATCGCGGCGGGTATCGCCACTCTCGGCGAACGGTGCACCCTGGTGAGCGCGGTCGGGTCTGATTTTCCGGGAAGCGCGTACGAGAGGCGGATGGAGGAACTCGGCATTGAACGCCGGTTCTTCTTTGTCCCTGACAGGCCGACGGCGACAGCCTTCATGTTCAACGACCTTGCCGGCGACCAGATCACCTACTTCGACTGGGGGGCGTCGGCGGTCTTTGCCGAGGCCGATGCCCCGGCGCTTGAGTTCGTGCATATGGCGACGGCCGACCCGTCTTTCAATGTCAGGGTCGCGGAAAAGAGCGAGTTTGCGTCCTTCGACCCGGGCCAGGACATCCTGAAGTACTCCCGGGAGCAGTTCGAGACGATCCTCGACAATATCAACATCCTCTTTGCGAACAGGCACGAGGCGGCGACGATGGCCGAGGTGCTCGGGACAAGCGTCTCCGACCTGGCAAAGAGAGTGGAGATCGCGGTCATCACGATGGACGCCGAGGGGTGCATGCTCTGCGTCCGCGGCGAAAAGCAGATGGTCCCCGCGATCCGGGTGGAGATGGCCGACCCCACAGGGGCCGGCGACGCCTTCAGGGCGGGTTTCCTCTCCGCGTACCAGCGGGGCTACGCACCCCTCCGCTGCTGCACGATCGGGACGACGGCAGCGTCGTTCGTCGTCGAGCAGGTCGGGTGCCAGACCAATCTCCCGACCTGGGAGAGAATGGCAGGGCGGCACGCGCAGTACTTCGGACCCATCGAAAAGGAGGCATAA
- the gatD gene encoding Glu-tRNA(Gln) amidotransferase subunit GatD, giving the protein MSETFATGDLVAASCRGHPVEGTYITDRDGMAVIKLKSGYNIGVEMATCSRVKAAGAPAVPAAPAVTQDDTLPELAIISTGGTIASKIDYRTGAVTSQFTADDILRAIPGLSSLARYRSEVLATILSENMTPRIWQDLARAIHAAIKDGAEGVIVTHGTDTMAYSASAVSYMLDTPVPVVFVGSQRSADRPSSDNIMNGLCAAAAARSDLGEVAVAMHATTNDDACAIHRATRVRKMHTSRRDAFQSLDMAPLGSVAYPSLAVTLSDEAVRRRETEPVLKDRLEEHCGLLSFYPGMAPEMVRAYEGYKGLVVAGTGLGHVSTACIEALKDLVDAGTMVVMTSQCLNGRVCDRVYDTGRDLLAAGVIEGEDMLPEAALTKMMWVLGNETDPEKAGTMMTTDLKGEIRRRSDHGF; this is encoded by the coding sequence ATGAGTGAAACATTCGCGACCGGCGACCTCGTCGCCGCGTCCTGCCGGGGCCACCCGGTGGAAGGGACCTATATCACGGACCGCGACGGCATGGCGGTCATCAAACTGAAGAGCGGATACAACATCGGCGTGGAGATGGCGACCTGCAGCCGCGTGAAGGCGGCCGGGGCACCGGCGGTCCCGGCAGCGCCCGCCGTCACGCAGGACGACACCCTCCCCGAACTTGCGATCATCTCCACAGGCGGGACGATTGCAAGCAAGATCGACTACCGGACTGGCGCCGTGACCAGCCAGTTCACCGCGGACGACATCCTGCGCGCGATCCCCGGCCTCTCCTCCCTTGCCCGGTACCGCTCCGAGGTGCTCGCCACCATCCTCTCCGAGAACATGACCCCCCGCATCTGGCAGGACCTGGCGCGGGCTATCCACGCGGCGATCAAGGACGGCGCCGAGGGCGTGATCGTCACCCACGGCACAGACACGATGGCCTACTCGGCCTCCGCCGTCTCGTACATGCTCGACACCCCGGTACCCGTGGTCTTTGTCGGTTCCCAGCGCTCTGCCGACCGCCCGAGCAGCGACAACATCATGAACGGCCTCTGCGCCGCGGCGGCCGCACGGAGCGACCTCGGCGAGGTCGCGGTGGCGATGCACGCCACCACCAACGACGACGCCTGCGCGATCCACAGGGCGACGCGGGTGCGGAAGATGCACACCTCCCGGAGGGACGCCTTCCAGAGCCTGGACATGGCCCCGCTCGGGAGCGTGGCATACCCGTCCCTTGCCGTCACCCTCTCCGACGAGGCGGTGCGGCGGCGGGAGACCGAACCCGTGCTGAAGGACCGCCTCGAAGAGCACTGCGGCCTCCTCTCTTTCTATCCGGGCATGGCCCCTGAGATGGTCCGGGCGTACGAGGGCTACAAGGGCCTCGTCGTCGCCGGCACCGGCCTCGGCCATGTCTCCACCGCCTGCATCGAAGCGCTGAAAGACCTCGTCGACGCCGGGACGATGGTCGTGATGACCTCGCAGTGCCTTAACGGCCGGGTCTGCGACCGGGTCTACGACACCGGCCGCGACCTCCTGGCCGCGGGCGTGATCGAGGGCGAGGACATGCTCCCCGAGGCCGCCCTCACCAAGATGATGTGGGTGCTCGGGAACGAAACTGACCCGGAGAAAGCAGGGACGATGATGACGACCGATCTGAAAGGCGAGATCAGGAGGAGGTCAGACCATGGATTTTGA